TAGCAGCCTAATTGAAGAAGACTAATTGAAGAAGAATACAAACCCAGTAGTGAACCATAGCAAAACCTATCTTTTATGTAATTCGACGTTTTATGAATAACATCGACATGAGAACGATCACGATACATTTTGTACACTTTTAAAGCCCTCAGAAGCGCAAAATTTCCCAACAAAACTTGAAGAAATCTGTACCTAAAGGCGCATCGAAATCTTCGGAGTTGTTTAGAAGGTCATTCCGTTCCTTCTCGCGCTTCTTCATCTCAAGGAACAGTGCGAGCTCCTCTTCCTTCTCATTCTTCCTCGAGGCCCTAAGAACTCCCAACTGCTGCTGCCTCTGCCTCATCGCCGCTTGCATTTGCGATTCCTGGGCCCTAAAACTCCGATTCATCGCTAAAACCCTAGCTCACGACCCCCCgaaattagaaacaaaaaaaatttcagatcaaAGCAAAGAAAGCCCCAAATCCCTAAGCGAAAACCTACTTAGCCTATCATTCCTGCCTCTAACCGCCGCAGGAACTTCTACAACACCAAACACTTTCTTTAAACCACAAGCAGCAAGAATTAGATCTGAAACCGAAAGCGCAATCTACACATTTTATAAGACTTTGTCCGAACAAGAACTTTGACCTCATCCAATGCCAGGGACTTGTCAGAAAGATTGAGAGCTTGAGAGAGAGTATCTTCAGCTCGCGAAAACCTCCATCGTAGCGGAGTGAAGCTGAAACCTAGAGGAGGTAGAGATTGTGTTTGAAGGAACCGTCAATGAAGCTGAACGAAGCCGAGGACAGATGTCTGAGATTTCACAGTacagagagaaagaggagaagTGGCATTAAATGGTAAATAGGTGGGGTTTGGAGTCCGAAAAGGGGAAAAGAAAGGGGCTTGGACCTACAGCTCTCGTGGTTTCTTATCACTTAAAGCCTACGTTTTAAGGTTGGGCATTTGGTTGGGCATGTAATGACGATAATACCCTGTCCTACTACtcctgtttttctttcttcgaAGCtccttttgaattttgaaactgTGGATTGCAGTTTTACCCCTGATTTCTTCTATAATTCTGTTTGATACGCTTTTCagtttttttcttaacaaactttattatttaataacaaGAAGTCTGAAGAAGACTTGCAAAGGGCGTTGGTAGAAGCTATGCAACAGCTAAACTGGAGCAAGAGGCCCAATACAATAAAGCCGAATTAGGCCGAAGACCCACGATGATAAAATGGCCCAAAACTAAAAGCAAGATCAATATGCCTTTCTTGCATAAGAGAGAGCTTGAACCTCAGCTGAAACGACGGTGGTTGGTGTCTGCTCAAGACAAAAGTGTTAGAAGCATATGTAATCAACATATAGATAATAGATCACTCTAAAGGCTGATTGTTGCAAGGGGTCAGTCTCAAGCTGAGGGACATAAAGAGGGTGGCCGACCAGTAAGATGATGTCAAGACAAGCTCGAGCATCGTGGGATCATTCACATGTAGCCTCCTCTACGAGTAAAAAACTAAGCCAACCAGGGGACGTACCTAcaattgctctctctctctctctctctctctctctctcgtgtgcaacttttgatatgatttttacTACAACGATACtatatacaatcgtgaagtgcgtaaatatcgtgcagtcattttaaaaaagaatgaaatctattataaaaaaattaattttttttacgtggatcctatatttatttacttttttcaaaacgattgcaactatcatgaaaaattattaagagtaatattacatataattatagaatgtttaaatttaacgtattactttttaaaaatataattgaatctaatatgcacatgaaaaattttctaataataaatcctacatcttttttttttaaaaaaaagcacCAGACCTACGTGCTTTATTATTTAGCATTACTTAAAGTGCCTGTTTGGATATGGAgatcatctcacctcatctcatcttatctaattttaactaataatctcattatcattcacaaattattttaatttatctaatctcatatcACTATTCAAGCAAGCCCTAAAATTGACATACATTGATggtataaaaaattctaaacataagtTTTATATtcttacacattttttaaaaatatataattttatttttttatttttatatttcataaaatataaaaacataaaatcacatattttttaagaatatatagAACCGTCTATGACTGATTGTAGTATACACTTTTTGTTTGCATCCGCAAGTTGCGTTTTAATTTTGCTGACGTGGGTGTGGAGACTGAAGAGTAATATTTTTACAGAGAAAATAACAACGGTAAACAAGGTTGCGATCGAATCTCAGACTACTTTTGCTGGGAGTCTGGGACAGAATTTTGACAGAAACGAAGGGTCTGGTGGTGTTCGCCGAAGTCGTTAAGTGGCGGGGAATATGAGGAGCGATGGCGGCAGTAGCAGTAGCGGTAGCGGCTTTAGCAGTAGCAGAGGGGAAAGCGTTGTGGCAGACTACGGAAGGCGCAAAAGCTCTTGCGGCTATTGCAGATGCCCCGGTCGCACCAGCATCTCTCACGGTCCgtctttctttctatttattaattattgttatttcttgtataatataaatatgCTGAATTGTTAGTTTTATGATTTGGTTGTGATTGAACAAACTGTTTATTTCTTAGTGATTATTCTGTGTTCATCAGGGGTTTATTCCTTTGTTAATTGGGAAAGGATGCGTTTGTTGAATTTGGGACGAATCTTTATTTAGTTTCCATGCGTGAAAGTGCGTACGCTTGTGAGGACTTATTGAtatgtttattttgttcaaCTAAGGGGGGTTACCATGAGTATTTGCAAGTTAACCCGAAAGAATTGAGCTTCGTGAGCATTCCTCGTCCATTGATCATTCTTTGACATAATACTGGGAAAAACTGGATCGGTGAGGCGTCTGTTGTTGACAATTTAGCACAGGCAGTGACTCATGCAAAGGCGCTCATATTATGTAATATTGAGATATTGAAAGCAAAAGATCGTTTGTTCATATTGAATAGGGGTtgtccttaaaaaaatagtttcccatttggattttgaaaagtgaatagaCTAGTTTTTGCACCCACACACATTTTCAAACATACATGCGTGCGTGTGCATTTGtgttgcacacacacacatgtttATTTCACCATTCTTTGTCTAAAACAAACACGAGTAAGGTAAAAGGCTTCTCatttagttttttcttcttgtttctcttttcttttgcagGTTTGTGGGCGAATAGAATCACGGTTGATGACTATCAAGGTGGAAGCAGCTTCTTGCTCTATGTTGCAAAGCAAACACTTGTTTTTTGCACGCAGATATCAGTCAGTTGATTATTGTTCCAGAAAAGGGTCACATTTTTTCATTGTTACCCAACATCAAACTTTGCAGTGGCATGTCCTTGCGGTGCCACTGGGAATTTTGTGGTTGTCTCACTAGTCTACCCTATATGTGATATATAATGGTGCCATGGCAATTGTAGTGTTATGTCTATCTATGAAGTCTTCCCCCAATCCCTGGAGGCCCTGGTAATACTACTGAGGGCCATCATTTATCTCCTTGAATGAGAATAATGTGGACCTAGAGGAAAAACTTAGTTATTTTTGTTATGTTACagattttatgtttaaaaaaactTCCATGATGTCTGTGCCTAATTAAATAGGATATTTAGTGTGAGTAATGACATTGTGATAAGTGCCTCTAGAGCGTACAGATGAATATTGTGATATTGCAATGCATAtcaaagattttcttttatcatcaCATATGTCGGAGTTAAATGGTTATTTTCTCTTCTGTTTTCTGGTTTGCTGGCTCTCATTGTTCTGCAACCATAATAAAATATCCATTACTTCAGGTTTTCAGCACTTCTGCTAGTTATGATTATGTCTTGACTGCCCTTTCATAAATCTATTAGCCCTTTGGCAGATCTTCTTGACCAAGGTTGGAGGAGATCTGGCTCCTTTCTCTACAAACCTGACATGGAAACAACATGCTGCCCTTCTTACACTATTCGTCTGCGGGCAgctgatttttttccttctaaagaGCAACTCCGGGTGTCTAGACGAATGCAAAGGTAACCTAAGTTTTTGTATGTTTAGTCATTTGCAACTCATATTCTTTTATTAGCTTATACTTTATTATTTACCAGCTTTTATACTATGCTCTAACTGAAGATATTgtcattaatttaatattatctctACCAGAAAATTTGAGCTACCCTGATTGCTGAGCATCCCTAATGACTGAAAGAGTTGAAAGGGGTGTATTTTGACCTTTATTAGAGGATCAAACTTCGGAAGTTAAGATGATCTCATCTAATGAGTATTTTCTTCCTACTAATATGtcaaatattttctcacttATTTCTCAGATTAGACCATgggttttcttttctatttggGTTTTCCTATGGATTTTAGTAGATTGCAATAGCTGGTGACATCCTCCTTCAATATCAGCAAACTGATTTGCTTCATGTTGCTAGTTATCTCTTATTTCTAGGCACAGCTTATCTTGTTCTGAATTTTGTTCTGTATAGGGTACTGACAGCCTGTCATGCCTAGGTTTTTAGATGGCACATTGGATATTCAGAAACCAGTTAACCTAATAGATGATCCAACTTCTAAGGATACATCCTGCTGTGCTGGTAATGAAGTTTCAAGCTCATCGACAAAGGAATTGTTGTCCAGTAACAATGAGACGAATAACAAAGCAGAACAACTACTGAATTATTTGTCTGACCAAATTGAAAATGCAATACACACATTTAAGGAAAGTGGAGAATATCATTATGATATTCAATTGCCAAAAGCTTCTGTCAAAGCGGTCGCACAAGCCAAAAGGAAGCTACTAATTAAAGGATCAGAAGATCTGCTGTACTCCAGTAATATTGCATTCAAAATAGCTGCTGCTATAAGGCGCGCACAGACATGTGATAAACATCAGCCGAAACTATCAAGACACTCTGCAGAAGAAGATGAGTTGTCTCCAAAATATATTGCAGAAAAACTGGCAAGTTCTTTAAGTCACCTGGCAGAAACTTACAATCTGTTAATCAAGGCTTGCAATGgacacataaatttttattctgCTAGCGAGAACTCTTCATCAGATGGAATTGTTGAAATTCATTCAAGTTCAAAATCTGGAGCAGGTTGTGCAAGTAAAAAGTCCTGTTTGAAGAAGAGCACCGAACAACCTCAGGGGAAAAGGCGGAGGCTTGAGATACTTTTGAAAAGGTCCAATTTCGATCCTGAAGAATTTGCTTTATATAGGCAATATCAGATTAAAGTGCATAATGATACACCAGATCATGTCACTGAAAGCTCATACCGAAACTTTTTGGTCAACACTCCCTTAGTATTTGTTCCATCAACTGGTGATGGTATCATTCCTAATTGTGGCTTTGGTTCTTTCCATCAGCAATATGTGATTGATGGTAGGCTAGTTGCAGTTGGTGTAATAGATATCCTCCCTAGATGTTTGTCAAGTAAATACCTGTTCTGGGACCCAGACTTTGCCTTCCTATCACTAGGGAAGTACTCAGCCCTGCAAGAAATAGGTTGGGTCAGAGAAAATCAAGCCCATTGCCCTAGTCTTCAATATTACTATCTTGGCTATTATATTCATTCCTGCAGTAAGATGAGATATAAAGCAGCATATCGCCCGTCCGAGCTTCTCTGTCCTCTTCGTTACCAGTAAGTTCTATATCTATCAACTGTTTCCCTTCTCTACTTTATCCATCTTACAAAGTTATAATGCATCACCATTCATCCCCATCACTAGCTCTTAAGGTTTGGTTTGAGAAATTTCTGACATTCGTGAGTAAAACCAGAGTCAATGATCAAGACACCcttgagagaaaaatatattgtatgtaaaattcctggagattacttataaaaaaatacaagaaatttgtAATAGAGAATATTTACCTAGAGCTTTGAAAACGTGGTTGCACCATCCAGATATTGTTTCCCAccatcaaaacaaacaaacaaacaaaacaaggaTAAAACAATTTACTTCCCACCATTCAGATCTCAAAAGTGGATCTGTTTTGCTGCATTGAGTCCTAATCACTTTTTGCTTGTCTATATGGCGTTCAAAGGTTACGTTTGGCTACTGAGGAAGTTCTATTacaaatttcttgtatttttttataagtaatctcCAGGAATTTTACGtacaatatatttttctctcaagGGTGTCTTGATCATTGACTCTGGTTTTACTCACGATTGTCAGAAGTTTCTCAAACCAAAACTTAAGAGCTAGTGATGGGGATGAATGGTGATGCATTATAACTTTTGAGATCTGGTTTGGTTACGTTTGGATACTGAGGTAGTTCCATACATTAGACTATACTCAGCATCCAAACGCACACAAGTATGCCCATATGAAGTGATCTCAAGTGGGTCATGTGTTTTCATCACTGTTTATTGAGAAGACAAATCACTGATGGgattcactactttttcaacttcccataattATTCCATCACTACTACAACaacaaaccaatcattgatgagaccGACACTCTTACACAAAACCCAttcaaacatcttaactcattactatttacagatcatctgaGATACTCTTAACATATTCTTGGCTTACAAAACTGAGAGCTTGTCTCTAGGTGGGTGCCATTTGATATTGCCGGGCCTTTGCTTGACAAAAAGCCATATGTAGTCTTATcagattttgagattttacaAAATGGAGAATCCTCACCACCTCCCATTTCTCATAAGTCATGGAAACGCATCCTGTTGAAATCCTTCACCAAGACTCGAATGATGTTTTTaaggatgaggaagaagaaacgaTTGATACTGGATATGAAAGCTCCTAGAATCAGTCCCGGAAAGCAGTGATCAGGCTTCAACTGAAATGGAACTTGGTGACAGCTGTAATATTTTAATTGGGccaaataaatctcatatgAGATACAATCATACAAGGTATGCATTGTCAACCTGGTGCATTGATGACTCTACGGCATCTTATTATTCTCATTTTGACTATGAAGTTTAATTAGGCAGCTCatatcatatttactcattttgaAGTAATGATGATTGTTTCCGTTTGGATTTGGTAGAGGAAAATATAGGAGTAACAACCAAAGAAGAAGTCAAGGGAAAAATAATCTAGTCGTCTGATCACAAATTCTCACTAATAGAAGGCCGCTTCCACACTAAAAATGAAATAGTTATAAGGAACTAAAAACTGCGTCCAATGGAAGAAATTACTAACCAGTTGAATTATGTTTCTTAATTCTCCGTGCTTTTACTCTATGGCATTGTTTCTCTACTGAAGGATATGCGACAAGCGTTTGGTCCCGCTGAAAGGAGTTACTTGGAGTCGCAGTTGCGTAGATGCATGAATGTTGTGGGTGCAGAGCTGTTTGAGCGAATGGTCTATTCACTTGtttgatttgattattttgaaaaagatcaCTCCCTCGAATTTTTATCTCAAGCAAGGGATGTATGTTCAGAGTAGAAGCTTAGTTAGCTGCCCGTGTTCTCTGTTGATCATATTGGGGGGAGGTCGAAAGCGAGATGTGTTGTAGTTTAACTTTTTACTTCGACTGGGGATTGGTTTGTTTGCTCAATCATCCAATGTCCAATAATGAAGTACAGATTACTAATCCAGGTTCATATAGTTAGTCCATAAAATGAACTGGACTTCTATACAACCCCACGTTCAGCATGTTTGGCATGTAATTTATACTTTTTGATTAATATACAAATTCTTCTTATCAGACCACTACATGTTTGAGAACTGAATTGGGAATATGCAGAATCAATTTCTTTATGGAGGTAAGGCATCCAAGAACTGAACGCGGATGTGCAGAAACAAACTTCCACCACAAGCTTAA
Above is a genomic segment from Juglans microcarpa x Juglans regia isolate MS1-56 chromosome 1D, Jm3101_v1.0, whole genome shotgun sequence containing:
- the LOC121264562 gene encoding LOW QUALITY PROTEIN: arginyl-tRNA--protein transferase 1-like (The sequence of the model RefSeq protein was modified relative to this genomic sequence to represent the inferred CDS: inserted 2 bases in 2 codons), producing the protein METTCCPSYTIRLRAADFFPSKEQLRVSRRMQRFLDGTLDIQKPVNLIDDPTSKDTSCCAGNEVSSSSTKELLSSNNETNNKAEQLLNYLSDQIENAIHTFKESGEYHYDIQLPKASVKAVAQAKRKLLIKGSEDLLYSSNIAFKIAAAIRRAQTCDKHQPKLSRHSAEEDELSPKYIAEKLASSLSHLAETYNLLIKACNGHINFYSASENSSSDGIVEIHSSSKSGAGCASKKSCLKKSTEQPQGKRRRLEILLKRSNFDPEEFALYRQYQIKVHNDTPDHVTESSYRNFLVNTPLVFVPSTGDGIIPNCGFGSFHQQYVIDGRLVAVGVIDILPRCLSSKYLFWDPDFAFLSLGKYSALQEIGWVRENQAHCPSLQYYYLGYYIHSCSKMRYKAAYRPSELLCPLRYQWVPFDIAGPLLDKKPYVVLSDFEILQNGESSPPPISHXVMETHPVEILHQDSNDVFKDEEEETIDTGYESSXESVPESSDQASTEMELGDSCNILIGPNKSHMRYKDMRQAFGPAERSYLESQLRRCMNVVGAELFERMVYSLV